Below is a genomic region from Brassica oleracea var. oleracea cultivar TO1000 chromosome C9, BOL, whole genome shotgun sequence.
TTTGGCTTCAGACAATGTCACACAGTTCTCTGTTTGTGTTCTTGATCTTGACTTAAAAAGATTCTTTCCTTTATAGAATTATTTCTAAACTGATTAGCTTCTTTATCTGAATCATCTACGCCTCCCTGAGATCTAGATCTTGCGACGTTTAGGACCAGTGGTGTTTCTTTATTTATCTTATGCATGGTTGACTTAGTTAGTTCTGTTTTTTTTTTCTTTTTAGGACAGAACTATAATTATTGCATCTTAACTTAATTTCTTAGTTAAGTTTGGTCAGAAGATCAATTTTCTTGTTGCTAATTCTCAAGATTAAATCTTTTAAGTTGGGCTTTTGAAATATTGTCAGAAAGTACATGACTTGAATGTAATTTGATAATTTTTTTCTTGTGAATTATGATTGATACAGGTACAAATTGGATCACATTCTTTTACTTTTGATCATGTATATGGAAGCACTGGTACTCCATCTACTGAAATGTATCAAGAATGTGCTGCACCGCTAGTTGATGGTTTATTCCAAGGCTACAACGCTACGGTTCTTGCCTATGGACAGACTGGTTCAGGTAAAACATACACAATGGGTACTGGCTGTGGAGACACCAGCCAAACAGGAATCGTACCTCAAGTTATGAACGCTCTCTTCACCAAGATTGAGACTCTCAAGGATCAGATCGAGTTCCAAATCCACGTTTCTTTCATCGAGGTTGGTTTTAGAGAAACGTGGCGGTTTCTTTGTTTTGAGCAGTGTTCTAAAAATCAGTGCGCCTAGTCGGGAAATCGGACCTAAACAAAGAATATTTTTTTAAAAAAATCCGTCTAAGCGCTCAAAAAATCGGTCTAGACGTTTACCTAATCATTAAATCCCATAAATCACCTAATCGGTCTACCGATTTTTTGAACATTGGTTTTGAGTGTTGTGTACTGACCATTTGATGGTCTTTTTTATTTGGTAGATTCATAAAGAAGAGGTGCAAGATTTGTTGGATCCTTCCACTATTAACAAATCAGACACTACTAGTAATGGAAAGGTAGCACATGTCCCTGGGAAGCCACCAATACAGATCAGAGAATCATCAAATGGTGTCATCACATTAGCAGGATCCACGGAAGTAAGTGTTAGTACTCTCAAAGAGATGGCTGCTTGCCTTGACCAAGGCTCAGTCAGCAGAGCAACTGGTAGTACCAACATGAACAATCAGTCCAGGTGACCTATAATCTTGTTTCATATTAAATGTCGTTGTAGAGTAAAATTTTGGTTACAGAATAAGTGTTGTGCTAAAATTTCAATGCAATCTATGTCACTAATTTATCTCTTTTACCCTTACATAACAATTTAATAGTTAAATGAGAGCGATACTGAACATTTAACCATTTTCTTAATTTGTGTTAAAATTTTTATAACATCGTATAATTTGAAACCGAGGGAGTATACGTCTTACTAATTAAAATCCAAAATGGACATTACAATCAAGTCTGTTTTATTCTTGTAGTCGTTCACATGCCATTTTCACTATCACTGTGGAGCAAATGCGCAAGATTAACACAGATTCTCCTGAAAACGGTACTTGCAATGGGAGCTTGAAAGAAGAGTATCTATGTGCCAAGTTGCACCTAGTAGATCTTGCTGGTTCAGAACGAGCCAAAAGAACTGGCTCTGACGGTATGAGATTTAAAGAAGGTAAGTGTTCTTCTCTTTCATTTTTCTAAGACCAGCAATAAAGCCTTATTGATCACTGTTTTGTAATGGAAGTTTGATTCTTTTTTTTTCACCAGGAGTTCATATAAACAAAGGCCTCCTTGCGCTAGGCAATGTCATCAGTGCGCTTGGAGATGAGAAAAAGCGTAAAGACGGTGCTCATGTTCCTTACAGAGACAGTAAACTTACACGGCTTTTGCAGGCATTATTTGTTTTTAACTTTCTTGAATGTCACATTCCTCAGTGTTTGCTCCTTTCTCACATGTTTGCTCCTTGGCTTCTTAGGATTCCCTTGGGGGCAACAGCAGAACTGTGATGATAGGTAACCTGCTTGTAAGCCCTTTACAGTTCTTGTTTCAAATCTGTAATGCTTTCTGTTTGGGTTCCAGCTTGCATCAGTCCTGCAGATATTAATGCTGAGGAAACGCTTAACACACTCAAATATGCAAACCGTGCTCGGAACATCCGGAACAAACCTGTTGTAAGCTATACATATATATGTCATGCCAATAGAAGAGACGACTTATTGAGTGACACTAGATAATTTTCTTTTTCTATTAATTTGATAAAACAGGTTAATAGAGATCCTGTGTCCAGTGAGATGATAAAGATGCGCCAACAGCTAGAATACTTGCAGGCAGAGCTCTCCTTACGAAATGGAGGGACCTCATGTGCAGAACTCCAGGTATGTTTTTACTTGAGACTCAAGCAAACATTAGGAGTATAAAGGTTAAGAGTGAGAGTGTGATGATGCAGGCTCTCAAGGAAAGGATTGCTAGTCTTGAAACTACTAATGAAGACCTTTGCCGCGAACTCCATCAGTACAGAAGCAGATATGCTGGTGTAGAGCATTCTGAAAAAGACTTTAAAGACAAACAAGCTGTAATGATCAAACTGATACATTTTTTTAAATTATTTTATGTGTATATATTCGTTATTGAACTAATGTTTGGTGGCAGGATGAAATCGTCGGTTCTGTAAGTCCTGATGGGCTGAAAAGGAGCTTGCACAGTATAGAGTCATCTAACTATCCCATGGTTGAAGCCACAATAGGTAAAAAGAAAAGATTTCAAAAAGAGTTTTGAAACTAGAAGAAAGCATTGTTATTCAAGAAGGGAACTCTTCATTATATGCAGGTGATTCAAGGGAGATAGATGAAGAGGCAAAGGAGTGGGAGCACAAACTCTTGCAGAACAGTATGGACAAGGAGTTGCATGAACTGAACCGTCGTCTGGAGGAAAAAGAGGTCTCTTTCAACTAGTTTTTTATGAAACTAAAGCTTACTCTTGTCTATAACTATATAATCTGTGTATGAAAACAGTCTGAAATGAAGCTGTTTGACGGCTATGATCCGGCTGCGCTAAAGCAACATTTTGGGAAGAAAATTGCAGAGGTGGAGGATGAAAAGAGAGCTGTTCAGGTTGCATTTTAGTTCTTGGAAGTTTCATTAAAAAAAAACATGTTATAAGTTGTTGAATGAACTGATTGGTTGTTTCTTTCTTACAGGAAGAGAGAAACCGTTTGCTGGCTGAGATTGAGAACCTTGCTTCTGACGGTCAAGCACAGAAGCTGCAAGATGTGCATGCTCAGAATCTGAAATCTCTTGAAGCACAGATTCAAGACCTTAAGAAAAAGCAAGAGAGCCAAGTTCAGCTACTGAAGCAGAAACAAAAGAGTGATGATGCAGCTAGGAGGTTACAGGAAGAGATTCAATCCATCAAGGCACAAAAGGTATAAACATGATTCAACTTTTAATATATATTTTTCACTCATGCACATATACTCTTTGAAAATGCATTTGTTTTGGGTTTATAGGTGCAGCTGCAGCATAGAATGAAACAAGAAGCAGAACAGTTCAGACAGTGGAAAGCCTCCAGGGAGAAGGAACTTTTGCAGGTACCATGCTATTTTCTCTCAAATAAGCTTAGATTCTAACTGTACCTTTATATTTAATACTTTCACTGGCCAACACCAGTTAAGGAAAGAAGGCAGAAAGAGTGAGTATGAAAGGCATAAGCTACAAGCTTTGAATCAGCGTCAGAAAATGGTAAGCACAAGATCATTACCATGTAGTTTTGAAAGTTTGAACGTTGAGTAATGTTCCATGGTCTATGAAAGATCAAAAAAAGAAGATTCAATTGTAGAAATTAAGGAACATTTGCACTCTCAGGTTCTTCAGAGGAAGACAGAAGAGGCTGCAATGGCCACCAAGAGGTTAAAAGAGTTGTTAGAAGCTCGGAAGTCTTCTCCTCGCGAACACTCAGGTATGATAGATGGTGACCTCTGGGATGAAACTAATATTACATGCTGTAGTTCATACCTGGGAGATTACGGGCTTCGGCTCCGAACCTCCTGGTATTCAAAAAAAGAAAGTAAAAAATATAAAAAAATGATGGTGTTCTTTGTGCAGGTGGTACTAATGGCTTTGGAACAAATGGTCAGGTGAGGAATTGACACCATAGCCCTTTTTTTGTTTATATCATTGTGATTCTTTAGAAATCTAATTCAGTTCATACTCTTTTACACCAATGAGAAGGCGTTGCAGAGATGGCTAGACCATGAGCTAGAAGTCATGGTGAATGTCCATGAAGTGCGTCAGGAGTACGAGAAACAAAGCCATGTGTATGTCCCCCAACCTTTTGTAATAATAAGTTCATCACTACAAAGACTGTGTTTACTTATTGCTTATGTAATGGTATATAATTTCAGACGCGCTGCTCTTGCGGAAGAGTTGTCTGTGTTAAGACAAGTGGATGAGTTTGCAGCGAAAGGCTCAAGTCCTCCGAGAGGAAAGAATGGTGGCTTTGCTAGGGCGTCATCGTTGTCACCTAATGCAAGGATGGCTCGAATATCTTCACTTGAGAACATGCTGGGGATATCTTCTAACTCTCTAGTGGCGATGGCCTCACAGCTTTCTGAGGCAGAAGAAAGGGAACGCGCTTTCACAAGCCGTGGGCGGTGGAACCAGCTGAGATCAATGGGAGAGGCGAAGAACTTGCTTCAGTACATGTTCAACTCTCTTGCAGAAACAAGGTGATGCCAGTTTCCAAATGACACATGGCACCAGAGTTAATCTTCAATCAGTATTCTCATGACTTTTGTTTATGCTCCATGCAGGTGCCAAGTGTGGGAGAAAGATGTTGAAATAAAAGAAATGAAAGATCAGTTTAAAGAGATTGTTGGCCTTCTGAGGCAGAGTGAGCTGAGAAGGAAAGAAGCTGAAAAGGAGCTTAAATTAAGAGAGCAAGAACTTGCAACTTCTTTAGCTTCATCTCCACTTGTAAGATTATGCCACCTCTCATATTTTATCCACATTTTTAATTTAATTTTTCCCAATGTTCAAGAAATCGCTAAGCACTGGTTAGGCACCTTATAAAGGATTAATGTTTAGCCGGGCGCCTAGACCGTTTTTTTCTTTTGAAAAAATTGTTTCGCTCAGACCCAATTTGCCGACTAGGCGGCGCCTAGACCGATTTTTAGAACACTGGTTTTGCTTGGGAAATAACGGATGAAACATAAAACTTGGTGTAGGGAACCCCACCGAGTGCAGTGAAACATTTAGCTGAAGACATGAACAACACACATTCTTCTCCAATGACTGTGCCAGCACAGAAGCAGCTCAAGTTTACACCAGGGATTGCTAATGGGAAAGTGAGAGACTCGGCTGCATTTATCAATGCAAACAAGAAGGTTAACTTCATTTTATTCTTACTTCCTTAGAACTATGATCATATGATGGTAGCTAAGAGTTCCGATGTACTTATGTGTTGGTGCAGATGGTACCAATGGGACAAGTATCAATGAGGAAACTATCAGCAGTTGGACAACAGAGTGGGAAGCTTTGGAGGTGGAAGAGAAGTCATCACCAGTGGATCGTTCAGTTCAAATGGAAGTGGCAAAAGCCATGGAGGCTCTCTGAGTGGATTAGGCACAGTGACGAAACACTTCTCAAAGCAAAACCACGACACAAGGCTCTCCCTAATAAGATCACTAATAAGATCATGTGATTAAGTAACAACTCTATCTACCTATGAGCAGTATTGAGACTTTTTATGGAAAGGTTCATACGACTGGGTGCAGGTAAAATCAAATCCTTCTCTAAGATTATCTAAGCAACTTGAAGAGGTGGTTGTCCTTTGTCTTTCTTTTTTCTAACGAAGTTCAAGTTCATGCACGAGCAGGGACGTTGGCGTGTGTGTGAAGAAAACTCTTTTAACATTGTGTGATAATGTGTGTGTACCGTATTAAGGAGAAGCACCAGGACAAGAGGGTGGATGTGTGTAGGTAACAGATAGAAGACGGCTTTTTTAGGAGTTTTTATATTTCATGTTCATAGAATTGACATCTTATACATCATTGAAAAACAGCTCATTGAGGAAATAAAACCTCAATATCTTCAAGTTTGCAGATATTATTTGTATGAAGAAGACTTTGCCAGTTTATTTGTTCTTTTGGTTTTGTTGTAAATGATAAAATATATTGTTCAGTGTTTGTTCTTGTTCATCATATATATTAAGATTGAGACCTATAAAACGAGACCACCAAGCAAAACAAAAATTTGAGAGAGACATGATGCTTGGGTTTTCATTGCCATCACTACCTGTTCAGAACAAGATAGACACCGAGACTCCAGAAAGGGAAGATAGTCAGATACCAAGGACAAATGGTCAACGCAGACCATATAGGTAAAGTCAACTATGTTGCCATTGCACGTTTTTCTCATCCTCTAAAACAAAGTAGCCCCAACAACAAAACCGTAAACACATGGAACACCTAAACCGCAAACTCATAAATCGAAAATCAAAGAGGTTCTAAACCGGTTTAGTCTAATTTTGGTGTGGTTTTAGGTCGTTTTTTTGTAAAAACTTACAACTACTGATTGGTTTTGTACGTTCCGATTCCAGTTTGGATTAATTATCTTGTTAAATACGTATATTTAATATAACATTTGAGGTGATTTGATGTTTTAATGGAATTTTAGATGATTTTAATAAATTGCAGAAATTTAGTTGATTTTGGTTAAACAACTCTAGAATATAACCTAAAACCATACGATTTAGGTTTTATTTTTTTTTAACTGAGAAATTCTATCCAAATACCCTAAAATCACCTGAAAACTTTAGAGTACTCTACGAAATGTTAAGTTTAATAACAGTGTATTTTAGTGGATTTGTCATTTTAATAACAAATCACCAGAAACTCTCGGATGAATACAGCCTCACACAAGAAAAAAATTGGTTCGTAATCGTTTTGTCGTTCGGTTTAGATTCAGATTCGGTTTTAGTTCCGGTTTAATGATTATTTCTCGGTTCGATTTTGATTTGACTTTGTTTTTTTGTGTGGTGTGATTCCTCTTGAAACCACCACCACACCACAAGCCTCGGTCGTTGAGCGAGAGAGAGAGATGGCGTGCTGTGTGAACTATATCTCTCCGCCACGTGCCTCTCTATCTCCACCACCTTCACGCTCCTCCTTCTCTTTCCCCGGCGATGCCGTGCACTCTCTCCTCCGTGAACCAGCCTTACTCCTCCGACGTCATTCGAGATCTCCGTCGATCGTCGCTCCCAGATTCCAGGTACACTTGTTTTGAGCTCCAATCTTGAATGCGAGCTGTTGATTTCGGATCTCTTCTTCAGGTTGTGGCGGCCGAGAAAGCGGAGCCGCCTCTGAAGATTATGATATCAGGAGCTCCCGCTTCGGGTAAAGGCACACAGTGCGAGCTCATCACTCAGAAAGTAAGCTTCTTCCCCTCTTTTAATCACATTTCACGATGAGTATTGCGTAATGTATGGTCTCGATTCTAATTAGGATCGGTTTTTTATAATCAGAATCTTTGAATTTCTTGTATACATTCTTTACTCAATGAGAATAAATTAATTTCACATTTTTTTTTTTCTTTTAGAAACTTAGGTTGTTGAATAGGTAAAGGAAAGACACTTTCTTGATGTCTTTCTTGTTTTTTCTTCATCAGTAAGAATAGTAGAGTTTGACAATCTTATCTTCGGTATTAGTTCTGTTGGAAGCTTATTGGGAGGTTCTTATGGTGAGGTTCTTAGCGGAATATAAGCGGAATATAAGAACCCGTCTCTTAACTTTTTTATGAGGTTATTGGAAGCTTATTGGGAGGTTCTTAGGTTTTTATCTAAGAGACGGTTCTTAGCTTTTTTAATTAAAAGTTAAGATACAGGTTCATATATTCCGCTAAGAACCCCACTTTAAGAACACCCAATAATCATGCTCTAGGTTGTTGAATAGGTTAAAGAAAGTCCTCCTCTTTTTAGGTTATGTTTTTGTGGAAGACTTCATGCTTAAATACTATATGGTCTAGATTCGATTTAGGATTAGTTTTGTATAATCAGAACCGTTGAGTTTCTTGTATACTTTCTTCTTCTTCTTCCTCAGTGAGAATAAAATAAAGTAAGGAAAATCACTCTCTTAATAGAGTTTCACAATCTTATTTTTCGGTTTTAGTTCTGGTAGAAGCTTTATGCTGTTGTCGAATAATGTAAAGAAAGTCCTTTCTCTTTGTTAGTTTCTGTTTCAGTGGGGAGACTTCATGCTTGTTTGGTAATTCACTACTACTACTACCTCTTTGCAGTATGGTTTGGTGCATATCTCTGCTGGAGACCTGCTGAGAGCTGAGATCGCTTCTGGTAGTGGAAATGGAAAGCTGGCGAAAGAATACATGGAGAAAGGACAGCTGGTCCCTGATGAAATCGTTGTAATGATGGTCAAAGACCGTTTATCACAAACTGATTCACAGCAAAATGGATGGCTTTTAGATGGTTATCCGAGAAGCTCATCGCAGGCAACAGCGCTTAAAGGGTTTGGATTCCAGCCTGATCTGTTCATTGTCCTCGAAGTAGGCAGTTTTGCTTATCATTAATGTTCCCTTATCTCTCATCAAATGGTATTTGATTTACGCCTGCTCTGCTTTTTGGGACAGGTTCCTGAAGATATTTTAATCGAAAGAGTTGTGGGGCGTAGATTAGATCCTATCACGGGAAAGATCTACCACTTGAAGTATTCTCCTCCAGAGACTGAAGAGATCGCTGCTAGACTCACCCAACGTTTTGATGATACCGAAGAGAAGGCAAGCCCATATGAAACTCTCGGTTACTCCATTTATGTCTCTGTAATCTTTTTGTTTCATTTGCTGTAGGCAAAGCTGCGGCTGAAGACTCATAACCAAAATGTGAGCGATGTGCTTTCCATGTACGACGATATCACTATTAAGGTATGAGATCTCATTCCACACCTCTCTTCATTAACTAGAGTCTCATGAAGAAGAATGGTCTCTTTGATTATTGTATAATCCAGATAAAGGGAAACCGTTCAAAGGAGGAAGTGTTTGCTCAAATTGATACTGCTCTATCCAAAATGCTTCAACAGAGGAACAACACCTCTCCAAGTTCACTTTCAAGTTGAATCATTTTTTGGTACTGACCTGAGGAAGAAGTGTTTGACCATTTCCGAAATGCTTCAACAGAGGGAACACTGCTCCAACTTCACTTTCAAGTTGAATCATTCTTGTCACGGACCTAACCAGCGGTAAATATCCCCTTTCTGGCATTTATCAAATTCTATTGATACCGCTTGTATCTCACAATAAGGATCTATTTGTTTCCAGTAAGATTGATGTGCGTCTCTGTGACCTTTATGCTCTTGTAGATTTACTGAAAAATTAACTCATTGTATTTCTCTTGTTGCAATCATTGTCATTCTTTTTTTTTTTTTTTTACTTGATTCTATTAGTTATTAATTCATTTAAAGACCTTTGAAAAGTTCTTCGTATCAATGAGTCAACTTTTGAAGGTTAGCGTCTAAATTCAACTTGACAATGGTGATATAATATCCACTGGTTTTATTCACATGATTGATTGTTCATCTACTTTTTCTCTAGCAATATAATTAGAGGATTTTGACTTTTGACTTCTCCCATGGAGTTTAAAACAAGTTGATAAGCTTTTTATACTCTTTTCTCTTTGTCTCCCACACGACTGACTTGGAATCTCATGTAATGCTTGAAAAATGCAGCAGCGTATCTTATTGGCTTTCGCATTTGAAGCTTTCACATCAAACTGCTTGTGCTAAGGTTTCTTCTTTGAAAAGTATTATCTAACATTTCTGTACCAACTAAGGAAAGACCAATAGAATTGAAAATAATATAAACAAAAAAAATAAAGTGACACGTGGCTAATCACTAGCGGGACTTGATAGTGGTTCGGTCTGTGGAGCTCCTAAACAAGCAGCCAAAGCCTTCTCTAGGTTACTCACTACCTCCGCCATGGACGGCCTTTCCCGGCCGCACGGAACCAAGCACTCCACCGCCAAGCACCCGACATGCGCCACCGACTCTATCTCGTACGGTGTGGGCGGCGGTATCCTCCGGTCAAGTGCTCTATGAACCTCGTCTTGCAAAATATAAGGCACGACGAAGTCCACCACGTTCCTAGGGTTTTCCTCCTCGTTCATGTGTATCGCCTTGTGTCCCGACAGCAACTCGAGCAGCACGACCCCGAAGCTGTAAACATCGCTCTTGGTCGTGAGCTGCTGGAGCC
It encodes:
- the LOC106318484 gene encoding kinesin-like protein FRA1; its protein translation is MESDDCSVKVAVHIRPLIGDERLQGCKDCVTVVSGKPQVQIGSHSFTFDHVYGSTGTPSTEMYQECAAPLVDGLFQGYNATVLAYGQTGSGKTYTMGTGCGDTSQTGIVPQVMNALFTKIETLKDQIEFQIHVSFIEIHKEEVQDLLDPSTINKSDTTSNGKVAHVPGKPPIQIRESSNGVITLAGSTEVSVSTLKEMAACLDQGSVSRATGSTNMNNQSSRSHAIFTITVEQMRKINTDSPENGTCNGSLKEEYLCAKLHLVDLAGSERAKRTGSDGMRFKEGVHINKGLLALGNVISALGDEKKRKDGAHVPYRDSKLTRLLQDSLGGNSRTVMIACISPADINAEETLNTLKYANRARNIRNKPVVNRDPVSSEMIKMRQQLEYLQAELSLRNGGTSCAELQALKERIASLETTNEDLCRELHQYRSRYAGVEHSEKDFKDKQADEIVGSVSPDGLKRSLHSIESSNYPMVEATIGDSREIDEEAKEWEHKLLQNSMDKELHELNRRLEEKESEMKLFDGYDPAALKQHFGKKIAEVEDEKRAVQEERNRLLAEIENLASDGQAQKLQDVHAQNLKSLEAQIQDLKKKQESQVQLLKQKQKSDDAARRLQEEIQSIKAQKVQLQHRMKQEAEQFRQWKASREKELLQLRKEGRKSEYERHKLQALNQRQKMVLQRKTEEAAMATKRLKELLEARKSSPREHSGGTNGFGTNGQALQRWLDHELEVMVNVHEVRQEYEKQSHVRAALAEELSVLRQVDEFAAKGSSPPRGKNGGFARASSLSPNARMARISSLENMLGISSNSLVAMASQLSEAEERERAFTSRGRWNQLRSMGEAKNLLQYMFNSLAETRCQVWEKDVEIKEMKDQFKEIVGLLRQSELRRKEAEKELKLREQELATSLASSPLGTPPSAVKHLAEDMNNTHSSPMTVPAQKQLKFTPGIANGKVRDSAAFINANKKMVPMGQVSMRKLSAVGQQSGKLWRWKRSHHQWIVQFKWKWQKPWRLSEWIRHSDETLLKAKPRHKALPNKITNKIM
- the LOC106313494 gene encoding adenylate kinase 2, chloroplastic-like, encoding MACCVNYISPPRASLSPPPSRSSFSFPGDAVHSLLREPALLLRRHSRSPSIVAPRFQVVAAEKAEPPLKIMISGAPASGKGTQCELITQKYGLVHISAGDLLRAEIASGSGNGKLAKEYMEKGQLVPDEIVVMMVKDRLSQTDSQQNGWLLDGYPRSSSQATALKGFGFQPDLFIVLEVPEDILIERVVGRRLDPITGKIYHLKYSPPETEEIAARLTQRFDDTEEKAKLRLKTHNQNVSDVLSMYDDITIKIKGNRSKEEVFAQIDTALSKMLQQRNNTSPSSLSS